GGTCTGACAGACATAGAGAGGAGGACCAGGGGtctgacagacacagagaggaggaccagGGGTCTGACAGACATAGAGAGGAGGACTAGGGGTCTGACAGACATAGAGAGGAGGACCAGGGGTCTGACAGACATATAGAGGAGGACCAGGGGTCTGACAGACATATAGAGGAGGACCAGGGGTCTGACAGACATAGAGAGGAGGACCAGGGGTCTGACAGACATATAGAGGAGGACCAGGGGTCTGACAGACATATAGAGGAGGACCAGGGGTCTGACAGACATAGAGAGGAGGACCAGGGGTCTGACAGACATATAGAGGAGGACCAGGGGTCTGACAGACATATAGAGGAGGACCAGGGGTCTGACAGACATAGAGAGGAGGACCAGGGGTCTGACAGACATAGAGAGGAGGACCAGGGGTCTGACAGACATATAGAGGAGGACCAGGGGTCTGACAGACATAGAGAGGAGGACCAGGGGTCTGACAGACATAGAGAGGAGGACTAGGGGTCTGACAGACATAGAGAGGAGGACCAGGGGTCTGACAGACATAGAGAGGAGGACCAGGGGTCTGACAGACATAGAGAGGAGGACCAGGGGTCTGACAGACATATAGAGGAGGACCAGGGGTCTGACAGACATAGAGAGGAGGACTGGTCTTATCTGGTGCTGCCTTCACTTTGCATTATGACCACAGTTTAAGATTTATTGTAATTATCAGCCAGGGGAAGACGAGGCCGCTTTCAGGTTTGATTCATTACCGAGATCGCAGCGCTGTGAATGTGACCTTCCTTCAGGCATGATGGATGcaatatgtgtgcatgtgtttgtgtgagagagagaaagcgagagtgGGAGACTGTTTTTAGCAGTCAAACCCAGACGCAGCGTGTGCACCATCTAGTGGTTATCAAAGTGCACTGCATCCTTCCTGTAAGGTCATTTATTATAAAAACAGggaataaatgttattttaaataagTCTGGGTGTATATTAACACAGATTCATACGGCGACTGGGTTACCTTTCAAAGACAAGTTAAAGTTGGTTGGTTTGCTTCTGTTTGTGGTTTGTTGCAGctcattttgcatttgttgAGCTGCAGCTTTTCTTCCGCTTCACTTCTGTGTAATCTGTAGGAAATATAAACCGCTGTTAATCAGATAATTCTGATGTTCCTTTTTTGCATTCTCATTGGttccagaggcagagcacaggtgctgacaggaagtggccagagatgctgacaggaagtgaccagaggacggcagctgttcttgagagttcttaTCAGCATCAAAGCCATCCTagatatcctcctcctcctcatcatcatcatcaataagtccgtaggtgttcatgaaactgagctggctctttagctttttgcTCGCTTACAGAACGGACAAACTCCCTCACCCAGGTCTACACTCGCTCCTGATCTCTCCATCAATGCATGACCTCacgtcctgtttgtgcatgtgtgtgtatttcaggccttTGTGTGTGAGATTGGCTTATCCTCAATTAACCCAAAGGCAGAGCAGCTAAgtaaaatatattcattttaaatataaagtgtaaaacaagaaacacgtaaaagaaaacacacatcagtctgttgctttttttttttatgaaactgCAAAACAAGTTTTAATAGAAAAAGATGCAAACATGGGAACAGGTATAAAAACAGTCGTCAGAAGCAGCAGCATGCTCGCTGTGTTTGGCACACGGGCCCGACTCGCACGcagatgtttacaaagagagagagagagagagcacgtcTGCTGCACGCGCTTCTTTTATTACAATCATCCTAAAAATACCCCGACGTTATCGAATAAGAGCGGAGCGCCGAGGAACGACAATCATCTGCtctaaaaaacataaataacaaatgatgtaaaaacagACTCAATGACATGTTCCCTTTGGTAGATCGAGGCTGAAGAGGTTCTTTTAATGCAAGTGAAGTTTTTCCTCTTCTATGAAGGAcggagaacacacacacctctacaacagcacacacacacacacactatatatACTGtaaactagtgttgtagtactcggaATCggtctttttgaaggtctcgtctcagaatcaaaagcatCCCCCGGTTAAGAACGCAACCCATTCATTgattatggtcttggtcttggctcggtctcggagcactctggtctcgggtatgtcttggtctcagttggtgtggtcttgactacaacactaatatACACACACGCAGCATGTCAGCTTTTTATATTACCAGCCAGCCAGCAGCCCAAAGAATAAAGAGTCTCATATATGACCTTTTCTTCCGTCTAAATCCAGAATACTGCATCCTCTAAGGCAAAGGATTAGGGACAAATCTAAAAACGGAaggattgtgtttttaaaagggaaGTAGCTGCACTTAAACCTGTTCTCCTTAAAACGGCCACCAGAGTGAGACATTTCCTTTTGCAAAGACGTTATGTCCCTGCTTGTCAGTAAAttttattccctcagtaaacattttcctaacAAGTTTTTGGTCCCAATCcgtagtttcaagtcttctttataaatatacattatTGGGTGTCTAGGACGTTTGTTGTTGTCAAAGTATCAAAACaggttttaaatattgtttgatttttacgaTAACcgtattaaagtttaaaaatctggaaTGGTGACGACCCTGATCAGGCGTATGGATGATTTCTGGATTGATGCGGTAGTGACTCTGGGCTTGGCAGCACGTTAACCACATCAGAGATAAATCCCTGACTCTGTGTTTACGACCCGTGGTAGAGCTGGATGCTGCTGGTCACCGCCTGCTTGTACCTCTGCTCCGCCTGCAGGCTGCTGTTGTGGTCGAGTCGGCTGCTGTTTAGCTCCTCCGCCGTGTCCCCGAAGCCGTGGTAGTGTCCGTAATGCAGGTCCTCCGATCCCCCCAGGGGCCCCCACCACGCCTGGCGGTGGGACACACAGCTGCTTGGGCTGCCGGTGAGATGGAGGGAGCCACACATGTCTGAAAAAGAGCGCTGAGACGGCGGTGCTGCGTGCTGATTGGCTGGTGGAGGGGTTGCGTGGGAGGGAGTTACTGCTGGATTGGAGGTGTCCTGGTCATAAGGCAGCGTGTGGTGATGGCCGTTTGTGAAGGCTTTGgtgtcctcctcttcttcttcttcttttttaaacaacaaacgTTTCAGAGTGAATTtacaacattcaaataaaaacatattttattttatgaacacTAAGGAATTAAAACAAACGGTCCTGACCTGAGTTCATCTCCTCTGCAGACTCCGTGTTCATGCTCTCcagctcgtctcctcctccgttctgcagcaacatgtctgcagcaggagacAGAGGAGTGTTAAGAAGGATGCACCGACATTGCATCATTAGGTAAAAAGATTGaatcaataaatcaactttGTGTCCGAGAGTAAAGTCAAAATGTGGAGAATAAAGCTGAGAACAGGGTCTAATCATTTTCTTCTGATGTCTTACTGTCAGCTCTCCTCGCTCTCTTCATGTGTCCACTCTCTGCAGCATTCAAAAGTCTCTTCCTGCTCAGCAGCTCCTGACCAAAGTGGGCGCCGTTTCCGTTCTGCTCGCCGTTCAAGTGGACTCCGCCGAGCTGCTGCAGGTGCTTCTGGGTTttggaaaggaggaggaagccTTCCTGGAAGCCTTGAGCGAGAGCGAGGTCTGCCGCCGTCTGACCGCTGGCGttctttaaactgaagaagaagaaaaaacagattcatgtttcacaTCTCGCTCCTTCATTCAGCCCCGACGTCAAGCTCCCAGGTTAGAAggcattttattattttaacagtgtttcaatattttcatgatttatcatttcaaacttttattACTGAAAGAtgcaaacatgattaaaaaacagGAACTTTGAAGTGTTCGTCGAGGAAATTTAAGGGTGGATGCAAATCACGGCAGTGTAGAAATTGTGACATATTTGAATTGTCCTGGGAGGTGCATGGAATTCTCTGCAGGGTTGCTATTCTCGTCATAACACCGTAAGGACGTACCTTAGCCCGCTGCCAAACTTACATTGCGCTATAATTTGGCGACTGTggcgctctgtggacatgaaGGAGAAGCTGTTCTCCCTGATCACAGTTATTGTTCTCCTACATCGTCTTTGAAACAACTGTCTTAAGGTGGAAATGTTACAGACTGTCGCTTTAAGGAAAAGTCTTGTTCCCTGAAATGTTGGCTGGATAATCCTAGCTCTTTGTTTGTACTCGTCTCCTCACTTGCTCCTTGCTCCTCACCTTCTTTACCTCCACTGCAGATAAACAATCATGCAGCTACAGTGACTCCTCTGGGCGTGTCCGTAGACGTTGTTTGTACAGTATCATAAAAACCGTCAGTTGTGGCTCTGCACACAGGTCTAAACACGACAATCATCATCGCTGCCGTCTTTGCATTGAAGTTAATTACTCCAAAAAATACCTCCGTCTGTGGAAACATGAAGCTGAACTTGTAACTGTACGGGCTGCGCCTCCGCAAATGTCAGAATGTACAGACAGTTTTTATCTAGCAGCACGTGGAGAGGAAGCTCCACATGGTCCAAAAGCAACTCTAACATGTGAGTTCAAACtctaacatactgtatgttcacaCACAAAAGTGTCAAATTAAAAGTAACAGGTGCTACAAGTTTCTACGCCCTCTTCATTGTCTCACCCCAAGGCTGAAAAGTCAGACACCCTGCTGCTGCCGTCACTGACACtgaatttgcattttttaaaagtacTGAGGGGCTAAATGACTTCAAGGAATGAAACGTTTTTAATTTGCTTCCTCTTCACCACGACGTTCCGGTACAACGCCTGCGATACCACAGACGCTGCACTAATCTGTCTGTTCAACTCGCGCTCCATTTCAGCCTCGCTCCTGAACAAGACCCTGAGATTTGGACTTCATATTGTTTgtcacaaacatgttgtttttcaccAGAACTAACCAAgtctcacaacaacacaaaaaacgTATCaatcaaaaaagttgacgaCAAACAACTTCCATGTTCTGCAAGGTGAAATAACCACTTTGTGACTGGAGTCTGGTGGATTTGGAAGAAAACGATGAAGCAGCTGAAGTCCAAATCAAACGCTTTAACAAATGACTTCTAACTCTGGGTGATGTGTAGCTGCTGCTGTGCTTCACACTCACAAAGATCACACTGCTGGATACTCACTGTGGTTTAGCACCTGCTATCAACAGGACCTGGATACACTCCAAGCTGCCGGAACGAGCCGCCTTGTGGACTGGAGCCTCACCGACAAAATCCTAAAacgtaataaaaaaaaagttataacGATAAAAAAAGAGGCGAATTCAAACACAACTCAAATTTTTGTCTGACTGACCGACCTGCCTGTTGACGTCAGCTCCAGCCTGAGTGAGCCACACGACGCACTGAGGGTGTCCTCCAAACGCCGCCGTGTGTGTCGGAGTCTGGTTGAAGCGGCTGGTCACCGTGTTCACCTCACAGCCCATCTGCACCAGGCGCACCACACACTCCAACTGTGTGCACACAATCACGGCAAACAGGTCATTAAAAGGACAAAGGAAAACGTCTGAGTGAAGTGAATCAGCACACAATGGAGGGGCTCTTGTTAATAAAAGCTGACAGGAGCCTCCTGCAGAGCACAGATTGACTTTTAGTGTAAGACATTTCCCTTATTTGAATATGAATAGAGCTTTGTTACAtgtagtcacatttatttacagtgacagaggaagaagagtaaAGGCAAAAAGTATTGAAAGCATTACAGAAACATATCATAAATATAAAccatttattatattattaggAATGTATTTACCATTAATGTCATTATTATAATGTCGTTATAGCCAAAAATAACAAACGATTTTTTGATTTTAATAGGaaaaaccttttatttatttaatttctgcTAAATAtatggtttaaaaataaagaaaaaattaGATGTCaacaaataaatcttaaatacatttgtaaaacactctaaaatgtttttgtttttaaattaatgcTGTTTCAATAACTTAtaaaattaaagtaaaataaatcaatgtaaTAGTAAACAAAATGTGTTCTTATATTACACATTTACTACATTTTTTAGACgctctaaaatgtatttaatatttttttaaattatttttattattattattattaattattattttaatcaacttaattaaaaagatgaagtaaaataaaataataaacgtatgtaaataaatatatatttgattgTATGTTTGCACTGTTTCctctaaacattttttaaatgaattataaataaagaagaaaaaaaccttttgtttcagtgatttgtatgttatttttgttttttttatttttaaaacattcataatttattaaaaaaaaactgttttttttttttttccggaaaatattttttacttcCTATTTATAAGTAGCCGTTTGGCGCCTAGAAAGCCATTGGCTCCCCGTGAGCCAATGAAAAAGCGTCAACCGGCtactgtatctttttttttttttttttttaactaacacaactttattgtacatttaaaaacagatgaaactGTATCGGAGCAGCTTCAccgcattaaaaaaaaaaaaaaaaaaagcgttagactttacaaacacaaaaaaattacattaaatctTCACCCTTTTCGATTTAATTTACTTTCATTTGTCGTTTCCTGTCTGAGGAACTTGAGGAGAACAATTTGCGAAGCTGTGATTTAAGTTACTGTAAATTAAGATCTGTACTGTAGGTTGTGCATTTCAAAGTAAGAGTTTGTAAGTAAGAGACGATCTGTGCAGCTAAATCTCTTAATctagtttgtagtttttactaATCCTTACCTGTCCATAGTGTGCAGCCCAGTGCAAAGGGGTCCATCCGTAGCTGGAGTCCTCAGCAGTCAGATGAACCTGGTTCGAGAGCTGCTGCGAGAGTGACACCAGAACTCCAACATCTCCATCCCGGCAGGCTCGGTGGACGGGAAACCTGTTCCCAAACACCTCATCATTACAGGTGGAGAAGTCCGGTTCCGGTCCCGCCGACATTAGTGAACTCATGACAGCAGGAGCGTGTTTCTCCCGGTGTCTCCAGGTTGCAGAGAGTCGCCTGAAAAAGGTTTAAACACAAAGGAAGAGGAGATAAGCTGCTCTGCCCGGCTGGAGACACTGAAAACCCGGGCTGGATTCAAGGGTGTTATGTCGAATAGTGCTACCCATCGAGATGTGCGCCTATGCAGCTCTGCGCATGCTCCGCGCAGTAGCCTACAAGAAATATTACTTTATTGTGGCTTCTCGTCTGTCGAAAAGTTATTCAtccaaaatgttaaattaaggGTTTAGTATCGAAATATGCGCCCTGTTTACTTACGGTAAAAAAGCAGCGAGTAGTGTTGTTTAAAAGTGGAGTCTCTGGTTGCACATATTAACAAGGTAGCAAATCTCGACATAACACCAGAGGTTGATTAAAACAGCGGGGCATTTTTAGTCGTTTATTTAGAAGATTTTGGccgaaaaaaacaactttttctccttctctcccatAAAATCTAAGTGATATTTTCTCACAAGTAAGGAAGAATGTGTATCtacttatattttattatttaaaatctgTTAACTTTAGattttcaccccccccccccttttatgttttttatggtAATATGTAAGCATGCTAGCATTGCCTAACATGAAGGCCACGTTGCTtacttaattaattaatgatgTATTTATGTTAATTCCTGCAGGAAAACTAGaaataaaagaagcagaaagCTACGCAGTTGACACAACTACCACAAGATGGCGTCATCTTTAGGTGGGAAATCACTGGTTCTTGGTCTCCAAGGAGCTCAGGTAAATCTAATGACACAGGTAAACTCAGCTCTGAAGAAACACACCttgaagctgctgtgaggaTTATTTAACTGGCTATGAAATGGTCAAAAGTGAATACTGATGTATCTGTATGACCATCAAATGTAAGACCATCAACATAATAGATGATGCTGCTTTAAATCTGGGGAGTTGGTGacagacaaagtgatgaagTTCACACTGCCTAAACCACCTTAGAGTTCATTTCCCACACTAAAGATACATTTGACAGTTGAATATAAAGCATCAatagatttttgttgttgttaaaaaacacttcttacacatgcacaggacaaaatcagcaaaaagACAAGTTAGGGTCACCATACTTTCAAACTGGGACACTGGGATAGGGACTATTCAAAACCAGGGCATAGTAGTGTTTATAGAAATCTGCTGGGATTCGGGACACAGCTTTAAGACGGGACAGTCCCAGTCAAACCGTAGTGGATGGTCAGTCCTCGCTGCTTCATCCAGAGGGTGCGTTAAAATCATACCAAATTGAAAATTCCTTCTTCAATTGACCAATGAATTTCTAAACACTGTGGAGTGTGATTCCCCAAAGGAGAAAAggtaaaagcactttttttagtttttctcccCCTGCCTAATGAATTGTAGACTTTTATGTCTGTTCATCTCATAAACTCGTTGTTTGTAGATAAGTAGACGGTTGTTAGGGACTCTTAATATTTTGATATCTGTAATCTTTTTCCAAACGCAGGACAGTTTTGTGCGAGTGAGGAAAAGCGATTTGGACAAGTTGACCACGGAAGTGATGCAGCTCAGAGAGTTCCTGCCCCGAGTGCTGAACAGAGACCTGATGGAGATGCTGCACAAAGCTCGAGCAGCTCACACAGGTAACGCTTACACTAAGATGACACCTGTGAGGCAGAAAATACAAGGGGGAACCTTGTTAGCTAATATGTGTGTGACTTTAATGAAGGCGTATTTAAACCCAAATCCACAAATTGTGTGCACATACAG
The sequence above is drawn from the Labrus bergylta chromosome 24, fLabBer1.1, whole genome shotgun sequence genome and encodes:
- the LOC110001118 gene encoding ankyrin repeat domain-containing protein 10 isoform X1, yielding MSSLMSAGPEPDFSTCNDEVFGNRFPVHRACRDGDVGVLVSLSQQLSNQVHLTAEDSSYGWTPLHWAAHYGQLECVVRLVQMGCEVNTVTSRFNQTPTHTAAFGGHPQCVVWLTQAGADVNRQDFVGEAPVHKAARSGSLECIQVLLIAGAKPHLKNASGQTAADLALAQGFQEGFLLLSKTQKHLQQLGGVHLNGEQNGNGAHFGQELLSRKRLLNAAESGHMKRARRADNMLLQNGGGDELESMNTESAEEMNSEEEEEEDTKAFTNGHHHTLPYDQDTSNPAVTPSHATPPPANQHAAPPSQRSFSDMCGSLHLTGSPSSCVSHRQAWWGPLGGSEDLHYGHYHGFGDTAEELNSSRLDHNSSLQAEQRYKQAVTSSIQLYHGS
- the LOC110001118 gene encoding ankyrin repeat domain-containing protein 10 isoform X2, which produces MSSLMSAGPEPDFSTCNDEVFGNRFPVHRACRDGDVGVLVSLSQQLSNQVHLTAEDSSYGWTPLHWAAHYGQLECVVRLVQMGCEVNTVTSRFNQTPTHTAAFGGHPQCVVWLTQAGADVNRQDFVGEAPVHKAARSGSLECIQVLLIAGAKPHLKNASGQTAADLALAQGFQEGFLLLSKTQKHLQQLGGVHLNGEQNGNGAHFGQELLSRKRLLNAAESGHMKRARRADNMLLQNGGGDELESMNTESAEEMNSEEEEEDTKAFTNGHHHTLPYDQDTSNPAVTPSHATPPPANQHAAPPSQRSFSDMCGSLHLTGSPSSCVSHRQAWWGPLGGSEDLHYGHYHGFGDTAEELNSSRLDHNSSLQAEQRYKQAVTSSIQLYHGS